From Anopheles coluzzii chromosome 3, AcolN3, whole genome shotgun sequence, the proteins below share one genomic window:
- the LOC120956600 gene encoding maltase 2-like isoform X1 → MVNQQRQPICGASWWWLPIMLLLAISQTTGATPPSNDDWWQRTVFYQIYPRSFMDSNGDGVGDLRGITSRLEHLKDAGIGATWLSPIFRSPMVDFGYDIADYTAIQPEYGTMEDFEALLAEAKRLGIKIILDFVPNHTSDQCEWFRRSVAREHPYTDYYVWQDGRVDPNGNGTARLPPNNWQSVFYGSAWTLHPDRGQYYLHQFTAQQPDLNFRNPAVVEEMREVLRFWLRKGVAGFRIDAVNHLFEADGFPDEPETGTDRDPLSYGFTHHIYTKDLLEDYDMVYQWRALLDDWSREHGGDARIIMTEAYANITFTMKYYHAEEDDGDQPDGQPQAAGGSHMPFNFLLITDLNRDSSAQDFVYTIQKWLTYMPRVGATANWVLGNHDQPRVGTRYGAERIDAIHTLLLTLPGIAVTYYGEEIGMVDNPDAISSDGGDSVTGASDAFIVFSRDPERTPFQWDGTANAGFSSGPTTWLPVHPNYRELNLAAQRHAERSHYKTYQALVALRALETFRKGSIQLVPYSSSVVVYVRELAEADTFVVVINLVAGERTVDLVAVFPKLSAELTVASSGSASNYRVGDIVQADKLIVGGYDGLVLRSVPLLSRAQRNLDGERHPTAASVWSAVKDAAVIASIIIALGSSYYGLRAPWQSVASGLAGGSLKK, encoded by the exons ATGGTGAACCAACAGCGGCAGCCAATCTGCGGTGCATCATGGTGGTGGCTTCCCATTATGCTACTGCTAGCAATAAGTCAAACCACCGGCGCGACACCGCCCTCCAACGACGACTGGTGGCAAAGGACGGTGTTCTATCAGATCTACCCGCGCTCGTTCATGGACTCGAACGGGGACGGGGTGGGCGATCTGCGCGGCATAACGAGCCGGTTGGAGCATCTGAAGGATGCCGGCATTGGTGCGACCTGGCTATCGCCCATCTTCCGATCGCCGATGGTTGACTTCGGGTACGACATTGCGGACTATACCGCCATCCAGCCGGAGTACGGGACGATGGAGGACTTTGAGGCGCTGCTGGCGGAAGCGAAGCGGCTCGGCATCAAGATCATCCTGGACTTTGTGCCCAATCACACGAGCGACCAGTGCGAATGGTTCCGGCGGTCGGTGGCGCGCGAACACCCGTACACCGATTACTACGTGTGGCAGGATGGGCGCGTCGACCCAAACGGTAATGGGACGGCCCGTTTGCCACCGAACAATTGG CAATCGGTATTCTACGGTTCCGCCTGGACGCTGCATCCGGACCGCGGTCAGTACTATTTGCATCAGTTTACCGCCCAGCAGCCGGATCTGAACTTTCGCAACCCGGCCGTGGTGGAGGAGATGCGCGAGGTGCTGCGGTTCTGGCTGCGCAAGGGTGTGGCCGGCTTTCGCATCGATGCCGTTAATCATCTGTTCGAGGCGGACGGCTTTCCGGACGAGCCGGAAACGGGCACGGACCGGGATCCACTGTCCTACGGCTTTACGCACCACATCTACACGAAGGATTTG CTCGAAGACTACGATATGGTGTACCAGTGGCGAGCGCTGCTGGACGACTGGAGCCGCGAGCATGGAGGCGACGCTCGCATCATAATGACCGAAGCGTACGCCAACATTACCTTCACCATGAAGTACTACCACGCGGAGGAGGACGACGGCGACCAGCCGGACGGTCAACCGCAAGCCGCTGGAGGTTCACACATGCCCTTCAACTTTCTGCTCATCACCGACCTGAACCGTGACTCGAGTGCGCAGGACTTTGTGTACACGATACAGAAGTGGCTCACGTACATGCCGCGGGTGGGGGCCACCGCCAACTGGGTGCTGGGCAATCACGATCAGCCGCGCGTCGGCACCCGGTACGGGGCGGAGCGGATCGATGCGATCCACACGCTGCTCCTGACGCTGCCGGGCATTGCCGTCACGTACTATGGGGAGGAAATTGGCATGGTGGACAATCCGGATGCGATCAGCAGTGATGGTGGCGATTCCGTCACTGGTGCCAGTGATGCATTCATCGTGTTTTCACGCGATCCGGAAAGAACGCCGTTCCAGTGGGACGGTACGGCGAATGCGGGCTTCTCGAGCGGCCCAACGACTTGGTTGCCGGTGCATCCGAACTATCGCGAGTTGAATTTGGCTGCCCAGCGGCATGCTGAGCGGAGCCATTACAAAACGTACCAGGCGCTGGTGGCGCTGCGTGCTCTCGAAACGTTCCGGAAGGGTTCGATTCAGCTCGTGCCGTACTCGAGCAGTGTTGTGGTGTACGTGCGTGAGCTGGCGGAGGCTGACACGTTCGTGGTGGTGATCAATTTGGTTGCGGGTGAGCGTACGGTGGATTTGGTGGCGGTGTTTCCGAAGCTTTCGGCCGAGCTTACGGTCGCTTCGAGTGGTTCCGCGTCAAATTATCGGGTGGG AGATATCGTTCAAGCGGACAAGCTGATCGTGGGAGGATACGATGGACTGGTCTTGCGAAGCGTGCCACTGCTGTCCAG AGCACAGCGAAACCTCGATGGGGAGCGGCACCCAACGGCAGCCAGCGTCTGGAGTGCGGTAAAGGACGCTGCAGTAATTGCGTCTATCATAATTGCGCTCGGTTCCAGCTACTACGGGCTGCGGGCACCATGGCAAAGCGTGGCAAGTGGACTGGCCGGGggtagtttaaaaaaataa
- the LOC120956603 gene encoding maltase 2-like, whose product MKLALLVLVLVGTVAVPARCQVQADSGTTVHLPRQDVLVHAGWWESAVLYQLLPRSFHDSDGDGSGDLRGLLARFDHLIELGVTGICLGPVFRSPMRDGGYDVSDYRDIDPLYGSMGVLEELLERAHAAGLKVVLDFIPNHTSEQHEWFQKSVRKSEPYRDYYILRGGVEEEKEQDDGKEDGVPNNWQSLYHRAAWSRNVRGSEYYLHQFDTTEPDLNYRNAKVRQEMEDVMRFWLDRGVDGLRLMQVNHLYEDAQLRDEPLIDQKGSLSYENMNHLHTRDLLDNYILTFDWRTLFDEYTRAEVEGVKDHTKLMITSAYTGSLDGTLKWFGIGNRSGAHIAQNFGLLREITPNSRAEQYQRVIDGWLNGLPPNGVANWVLGNQDYRRVASRFGRERAAGLAMLCFTLPGTIFVYYGEEIGMEDNEAISWKQTQDPLGCNTNGTVYQQYSRDPARTPFQWDGSNEWAGFSKTPKKTDPWLPVHRNYGVRNLAQEKSSNRSMYQLYRQLIAWHQQSVTLRYGSYQSFVLPDNVFAVLRSLLGEKEYATVLNLNSHAVTFNVSRVHKHARRASVAFTSLEGAHTVGESLQDIGNVALDGYETVILELSCGMAWRRAFKSLMVVAIAGLVCSNWVRLK is encoded by the exons ATGAAGCTCGCACTGCTCGTGCTAGTGCTGGTCGGCACGGTAGCCGTCCCGGCACGCTGTCAGGTACAGGCGGACAGTGGAACGACCGTGCATCTCCCACGACAGGACGTACTCGTTCACGCCGGTTGGTGGGAATCGGCCGTCCTGTATCAGCTGTTGCCCCGCTCGTTTCACGACAGCGACGGCGATGGAAGTGGCGATCTGCGTGGGCTGCTGGCACGGTTCGATCATCTGATCGAGCTGGGCGTGACGGGCATTTGCCTGGGCCCTGTGTTTCGCTCACCGATGCGTGACGGTGGGTACGACGTTTCGGACTACCGTGACATTGATCCGCTGTACGGTTCGATGGGCGtgctggaggagctgctggAGCGGGCGCATGCCGCCGGCCTGAAGGTGGTGCTCGACTTTATCCCCAATCATACGAGCGAACAGCACGAGTGGTTCCAGAAGAGTGTGCGGAAGAGCGAACCTTATCGGGATTATTATATCCTGCGCGGTGGCGttgaggaggagaaggagcagGACGATGGTAAGGAAGACGGCGTGCCAAACAATTGG CAATCACTGTACCATCGGGCGGCTTGGAGCAGGAATGTGCGCGGTTCCGAGTACTATCTGCATCAGTTCGACACGACCGAGCCGGATCTGAACTACCGCAACGCGAAGGTGCGGCAAGAGATGGAAGATGTTATGCGGTTCTGGCTGGATCGGGGTGTCGATGGGCTGCGGCTGATGCAGGTCAACCATCTGTACGAGGATGCGCAGCTCCGCGATGAACCATTAATAGATCAGAAAGGTTCACTCAGCTACGAAAACATGAATCACCTACACACAAGAGATTTG CTCGACAACTACATCCTTACGTTCGATTGGCGCACACTGTTCGATGAGTACACGCGGGCGGAGGTGGAGGGTGTCAAAGACCACACTAAGCTTATGATAACGTCCGCCTATACCGGTAGCCTCGACGGTACGCTCAAGTGGTTCGGCATCGGGAACCGGTCCGGCGCACACATCGCTCAAAACTTTGGTCTGCTGCGGGAAATTACGCCCAACTCGCGGGCGGAACAGTACCAGCGGGTAATCGACGGGTGGCTGAACGGGTTGCCCCCGAACGGTGTCGCTAACTGGGTGCTGGGCAATCAGGACTATCGTCGCGTTGCGTCGCGCTTTGGCCGGGAGCGGGCAGCCGGACTGGCGATGCTTTGCTTCACCCTGCCGGGGACGATTTTCGTGTACTAT GGGGAAGAGATCGGTATGGAAGACAATGAAGCCATCAGCTGGAAGCAGACGCAAGATCCGCTCGGCTGCAACACGAACGGCACGGTGTATCAGCAGTATTCCCGGGACCCGGCCAGAACACCGTTCCAGTGGGATGGCAGCAACGAGTGGGCCGGGTTTTCCAAGACACCAAAGAAAACGGACCCATGGCTGCCGGTGCACCGCAACTATGGTGTGCGAAATTTGGCCCAGGAAAAGTCATCCAACCGGTCGATGTACCAACTGTACCGGCAGCTAATAGCATGGCATCAACAATCCGTCACACTGCGCTACGGTTCGTACCAGTCGTTCGTCCTGCCGGACAATGTGTTTGCGGTGCTGCGTTCGCTGCTCGGTGAGAAGGAGTATGCGACGGTGCTGAACCTGAACTCGCACGCTGTGACGTTCAATGTTAGCCGGGTGCACAAGCACGCGAGACGAGCGAGCGTAGCGTTTACGTCGCTCGAGGGAGCGCACACAGTAGGCGAATCTTTGCAAGACATCGGCAACGTGGCGCTTGATGGTTATGAAACAGTAATTTTGGAGCTTTCGTGTGGTATGGCTTGGAGACGAGCATTCAAAAGCTTAATGGTGGTAGCTATTGCTGGGTTGGTGTGCTCGAATTGGGTGCGATTGAAGTGA